Proteins encoded together in one Desulfuromonas acetoxidans DSM 684 window:
- a CDS encoding transporter substrate-binding domain-containing protein, with amino-acid sequence MAIILGVTLCATRLWAAPKIEYAGPFIDKPPVIIGGMQDFPPYEFLDKNGTPSGFNVELTRAIARVMEMNVEIQLGNWNVMRQALVHGDIDALQGLNFSAERTKEVDFSPPHSVVQYSIWSRSGTPKISQLSEIQEKTVVVLKGSISDELLQSAGINNLIRADSYGEALRLVASEKYDYLAAAKLPIQALSSTMRLVNIVPMMNIDSLPYSYAVKRGNLALMGKFSEGLAILKKTGEYQKIHHRWLGVLEPQALPIMEIIKYATPVVGTLLLIIFVIVLWSRMLKKQVAQRTAALAHEISERERAMKELQHHQKQLIQADKMASLGILVAGVAHEINNPIGGILLGLPTLHKAHEMASSCLEERYRESGDFTIGGLRYSIMREEVPLLFDEMVQGAKRIKHIVEDLKDFSRTIDPTCTTPLDLNTIVKTSVRLAEHTIKKTTDSFVENYTESLPKIYGCSQRLEQIVINLILNACQALEHRGQSITLRTYHINNEVRLEVKDQGVGIPKEHFPHLTDPFFTTKREVGGTGLGLSISAGIVKEHGGQLKFNSTPGKGTKVTLALPVAKENAA; translated from the coding sequence ATGGCAATAATCCTCGGCGTAACGCTGTGCGCTACAAGACTTTGGGCTGCTCCAAAGATTGAATACGCCGGTCCTTTCATCGACAAACCACCTGTCATTATCGGTGGTATGCAAGACTTCCCCCCTTATGAGTTTCTCGATAAAAACGGCACCCCATCCGGCTTCAATGTGGAGCTGACCAGAGCAATCGCCCGCGTCATGGAAATGAACGTCGAGATTCAACTGGGCAATTGGAATGTGATGCGACAAGCTTTGGTCCATGGAGACATTGATGCTCTGCAGGGTCTGAATTTTTCGGCAGAACGCACGAAAGAAGTCGACTTCTCTCCACCCCATTCGGTAGTCCAATATTCCATCTGGTCCCGCTCAGGAACACCGAAAATCTCCCAATTATCCGAGATACAGGAAAAAACAGTGGTTGTTCTCAAGGGCTCCATCAGCGATGAACTGTTACAGTCTGCAGGAATCAACAATCTTATTCGCGCTGATTCTTATGGTGAAGCCTTGCGCTTAGTTGCGTCGGAAAAATATGACTATCTGGCTGCCGCCAAGCTCCCCATTCAAGCTCTGTCTTCCACCATGCGGCTGGTGAATATTGTTCCTATGATGAATATTGACTCTCTGCCTTATAGCTATGCCGTCAAACGAGGCAACCTGGCCTTGATGGGAAAATTCAGCGAAGGGCTGGCGATCCTCAAGAAGACAGGAGAATATCAGAAAATCCACCACCGCTGGCTGGGTGTACTTGAGCCTCAGGCTCTGCCGATTATGGAGATCATCAAGTACGCCACTCCGGTTGTTGGTACCTTGCTTTTAATCATCTTTGTCATCGTTCTATGGTCACGCATGTTAAAGAAACAGGTAGCCCAGCGTACTGCCGCCCTCGCTCATGAAATCTCCGAACGAGAACGGGCTATGAAAGAACTGCAACACCATCAAAAACAACTGATTCAAGCCGACAAAATGGCATCTCTCGGGATTCTCGTCGCCGGAGTCGCTCACGAAATCAACAATCCCATCGGAGGCATACTTCTGGGCCTCCCCACGTTGCATAAGGCCCACGAAATGGCCAGCTCCTGCCTGGAAGAACGCTATCGCGAATCCGGCGACTTTACTATCGGGGGGTTGAGATATTCCATCATGCGCGAAGAAGTGCCTCTGCTTTTTGACGAAATGGTTCAAGGAGCAAAACGAATTAAACACATCGTTGAAGATTTAAAAGACTTTTCGCGCACCATTGACCCAACCTGCACCACCCCATTAGACCTCAATACCATTGTCAAAACATCGGTACGTCTGGCCGAACACACGATCAAAAAAACAACCGACAGTTTTGTTGAGAACTATACAGAGTCCTTACCCAAGATTTACGGCTGCTCCCAACGACTGGAACAGATTGTGATCAATCTGATTCTCAATGCCTGTCAGGCCCTGGAACATCGCGGTCAGTCGATTACCTTAAGAACCTATCACATCAACAATGAAGTACGCCTGGAAGTCAAAGATCAAGGGGTGGGAATTCCCAAAGAGCATTTCCCCCATTTGACTGATCCCTTCTTCACGACCAAGCGAGAAGTCGGTGGCACTGGGCTCGGGCTGTCTATTTCTGCAGGAATCGTAAAAGAACACGGCGGCCAACTCAAGTTCAATTCAACTCCAGGAAAGGGAACCAAGGTCACCTTGGCTTTACCTGTTGCAAAGGAGAACGCAGCATGA
- a CDS encoding sulfide/dihydroorotate dehydrogenase-like FAD/NAD-binding protein has protein sequence MFEVLSNETLAPNLHRMTVRAPRIASARQAGQFVIVRSEKGEERIPLTIGDADVEAGTITLFIQALGAGTQKIVSRQPGEFLRDVAGPLGMPTDIEKWGKVACIGGGVGTAVLFPMAKALADLGNEVTTIIGGRSKPYIILADELAEFSSHVQITTDDGSFGQQGFVTTALQALIDDPERRPEAVFAVGPVPMMRAISELTRPYGIKTLVSLNPIMIDGTGMCGGCRVQIGDEVKFACVDGPEFDAHQVDFNSLMDRLTTYREQEQHCRLDDQLNARKAS, from the coding sequence ATGTTTGAGGTTCTGAGTAACGAAACCCTGGCCCCTAATTTACACCGGATGACCGTGCGCGCGCCGCGCATTGCCTCTGCTCGTCAAGCCGGTCAATTTGTCATCGTGCGCAGTGAAAAAGGGGAGGAACGAATTCCGCTGACCATTGGTGATGCCGATGTTGAGGCAGGCACTATAACCCTGTTCATCCAGGCTCTTGGCGCTGGGACACAAAAGATTGTCAGTCGGCAGCCTGGTGAGTTTTTGCGCGATGTTGCCGGTCCTTTAGGGATGCCAACTGATATTGAGAAGTGGGGTAAAGTCGCCTGTATTGGCGGTGGCGTTGGTACCGCAGTATTGTTTCCCATGGCCAAGGCTTTGGCGGATCTTGGTAATGAAGTGACCACGATCATTGGTGGCCGATCCAAACCATATATCATTTTAGCCGATGAACTTGCCGAGTTTTCCAGTCACGTCCAGATCACGACTGACGATGGCAGTTTTGGCCAACAGGGCTTTGTCACAACGGCTCTACAGGCATTGATTGATGACCCTGAGCGTCGTCCCGAAGCTGTGTTTGCAGTCGGTCCGGTGCCGATGATGCGCGCTATCAGCGAGCTGACGCGTCCCTACGGGATTAAAACACTGGTTAGTCTCAACCCGATTATGATTGATGGTACCGGTATGTGTGGCGGCTGTCGGGTACAGATTGGTGACGAAGTTAAATTTGCTTGTGTCGATGGCCCAGAGTTCGATGCGCATCAGGTGGATTTTAACAGCTTGATGGATCGACTGACGACGTACCGCGAACAAGAGCAGCACTGTCGCCTTGACGACCAACTCAACGCCCGCAAGGCGTCTTAA
- the gltA gene encoding NADPH-dependent glutamate synthase: MTKAMTNKERLAISRVLMPEQDAENRSRNFEEVNLGLTQEQAIQEAQRCLNCKNRVCVQGCPVQVSIPEFITALAEGDLVRSAQILQSDNALPAVCGRVCPQETQCEAKCVHGVKGKPVAIGYLERFVADWATANADQLAPVTPAEPSGKTVAVVGCGPCGLTAAGELAKAGHAVTIFEALHDTGGVLRYGIPQFRLPKDIIDVEVARLQQMGVEIECNVIIGKTLTVAQLSEQYDAVFIGNGAGLPAMMNIPGENLKGVYAANEYLTRVNLMGAGQSETCSTPVLKGKHVAVVGAGNTAMDCVRTARRLGAERAMIVYRRSEEQMPARVEEVHHAKAEGVEFVMLTSPLAVEGSDDGWVNALRCQKMELGEPDASGRQRPIAIDGAEEVLNVDIVVNALGTRANPLLTATAPELKLNDWGNIVADDDGATALPGVYAGGDITRGGSTVILAMGDGKRAAAAIDRYLTGK; the protein is encoded by the coding sequence ATGACCAAAGCAATGACGAATAAAGAGAGGCTCGCTATCTCACGGGTCTTGATGCCTGAACAAGATGCTGAAAACCGCAGTCGCAACTTCGAAGAAGTCAATCTCGGCCTCACTCAGGAACAAGCCATTCAGGAAGCCCAGCGATGCCTCAACTGTAAAAACCGCGTCTGTGTCCAAGGCTGCCCGGTACAAGTCTCGATCCCCGAATTTATCACTGCCCTCGCTGAAGGCGACCTGGTGCGCTCCGCCCAGATTCTTCAAAGCGATAACGCGTTACCCGCTGTTTGCGGTCGGGTCTGCCCCCAGGAGACCCAATGTGAAGCCAAGTGTGTTCACGGTGTCAAGGGTAAACCCGTCGCCATCGGCTATCTCGAACGCTTTGTTGCCGACTGGGCCACAGCTAACGCCGATCAGCTTGCTCCCGTCACCCCGGCAGAGCCCAGCGGTAAAACCGTTGCCGTTGTTGGCTGCGGTCCCTGCGGCTTAACCGCTGCCGGTGAACTTGCTAAAGCCGGTCACGCCGTCACCATCTTTGAAGCCCTGCACGACACCGGTGGCGTGTTACGTTACGGTATCCCCCAGTTCCGGTTGCCCAAAGACATTATCGATGTCGAAGTGGCTCGACTGCAACAGATGGGAGTTGAGATCGAGTGTAATGTCATCATCGGAAAAACTCTGACCGTTGCCCAGCTTAGTGAGCAGTACGATGCTGTGTTTATCGGCAACGGTGCTGGTTTGCCTGCCATGATGAACATCCCCGGTGAAAACCTCAAAGGAGTGTACGCCGCCAACGAGTACCTGACTCGCGTTAACCTGATGGGGGCGGGCCAGAGCGAAACTTGCTCGACCCCTGTGCTAAAAGGCAAACACGTCGCTGTGGTCGGAGCCGGTAATACCGCCATGGATTGTGTGCGTACCGCTCGCCGCTTAGGAGCTGAACGGGCCATGATCGTCTATCGCCGCAGCGAAGAGCAGATGCCGGCCCGCGTAGAGGAAGTACACCACGCCAAAGCAGAAGGGGTCGAGTTTGTCATGCTCACCTCGCCGTTGGCTGTTGAAGGAAGCGACGATGGCTGGGTTAATGCGCTGCGTTGCCAGAAGATGGAACTCGGTGAGCCCGATGCTTCCGGTCGGCAGCGCCCGATCGCCATTGACGGCGCTGAAGAAGTGCTTAACGTCGACATTGTTGTCAATGCGTTAGGGACCCGCGCCAATCCATTACTGACTGCCACGGCTCCAGAGCTGAAACTCAATGACTGGGGTAACATCGTTGCCGATGACGACGGGGCCACGGCCTTGCCCGGCGTATATGCCGGTGGAGACATCACTCGCGGCGGTTCGACGGTGATCCTCGCCATGGGCGACGGGAAGCGGGCTGCGGCGGCAATTGATCGCTATTTGACCGGTAAATAG